Sequence from the Nilaparvata lugens isolate BPH unplaced genomic scaffold, ASM1435652v1 scaffold6955, whole genome shotgun sequence genome:
taatatggcgtatgaaggaggctcctttttcctttcatattatccttgaaatgcaaaatttccaaaaaccttgtatatataattatgttgacgcgcaatttaaaaaggaacatacctgtcaaatttcatgaaaatctataaccgcgtttcgccgtaaatgcgcaacatataaacatttaatcataagagaaatgccaaaccgtcgacttgaatcttgggcCCACTTCGCTCGTCAattaaaaactggatacttCAAACTATTACTTCCATCTTAATATTTCATGAGATCAAAATTTCTATTCATTATTGTCAGGATTATTCACAAGTGATctagaatcttagacctcacttcgctcggtcaaatagtACTTCTGAGCTGAAAtatgtaattatttattctcttgtaaGATCAATGTATCGTTTATcgaatatatctataatttttatcgtcaaggaaataaatgtatcttgaattgaattttataaattgataaaaaacgcATTTTGCGAAGAGTGATGGGTATTTGGCAGCACATACCGTTGGTGTGATGTCAGTGGTAACTTGCGGCACACTGCAGCTCCGAGTGGATCGGGCTCGGCGAATGCAATTGGGTCGGGCAGCGGTGACTGCATCGATGAGTAGCATCTGTAATAATTGTCAACGCCTCCAATTGGTCTGTCACGTTACTGCAAGTAGGTGCATCCAGCCACACTGATAGTGGATCTGcaaatattcaaaattgtctATTTACAAATACAGTCGAACTTTGAAACACTatcttgaattacatttttcctacagttatgtTGAAAAgtgccattgctgcactgattacagaacgcaaagaatcacttttccgctctatgcgggaaaaatttttctgcactccagatttgcaacatggcaacgcaaatacttagtaggttatatgagcacaacagtgcagcaaaatcaaaatgaagttggtaacagtgactgctgtggctgctatagtgagcagaggtgcaaccaagcacaacgcgctaattattactattatatattatatcgaggacagcaacagcacagtgccaccacagcacacaacacacagctgccccccgccattaacacactactaagtt
This genomic interval carries:
- the LOC120356508 gene encoding uncharacterized protein LOC120356508, producing MWSPYTPRTDVAVSLACGRAMVVSAAVTLYALCHKCLEHKSDGSDVEPDSEMSDRDRPDPLSVWLDAPTCSNVTDQLEALTIITDATHRCSHRCPTQLHSPSPIHSELQCAASYH